The region CATCAAAAACCGCTTGACTTTAGAAAATGATGAATATGCCTATAATGCCAGGGATATATTAGCTGTATGTGAACAGGCAGGTATACCGATGGTTTTTGATGCCCATCACCATATTTGCTATGAAAATTTAGATTCTTATAATCATTCAAGTGTAGAGTGTATGGTTTTGGCTGCGCGAGAAACTTGGAAAAATCCAGATTGGCAGTTAGTACACATATCTAATGGTGAATCAGGTTTTAATGATAGAAAGCACAGTGATTTAATTACTGCTATGCCTGATGCTTATTACCAAGTACCTTGGATAGAGGTGGAAGCGAAACACAAAGAAAAAGCGATCGCTCATTTGCGGGATTGGTGGTTAATTCAGAAGAATTAAGGATATATTAACTTTACTTAGGTATTTTCCTCCTGGTGCAAAATAATAAAATCAGATATGGCGATTGCGATTGATTTTGGTACTAGCAACACAGTGATTACTCGCTGGAACCCCGTCACCCAGCAGCCAGAAACCTTGACTTTAGCGGGTTTTTCTATTCAACAAAGTCTCAATCCCCCACTGATTCCTAGCTTGGTCTATGTAGAAGAAGCGAGTCAGGGTAAAATCTTAGTTGGCCAGCAAGTGCGCGATCGCGGTTTGGATCTCAAAGGTAATACCAGGTTTTTCCGTAGCTTTAAACGCGGTATAGGGGCAGATATTCAGGGTTTTTTACCAGAACTGGATGGGGAAATTATCACCTTTGAAAAAGTGGGCAAATGGTTTTTAACCAGGCTAATTGAAGAATTAGCACCCATGGAAGGTGGTTTAGATTCTTTGGTTTTAACCGTACCTGTAGACAGTTTTGAAGCTTATCGCCACTGGTTAGGCCAAGTTTGTCAAGCACTGCCTGTAGAACAAGTAAGGATATTAGATGAACCCACGGCCGCAGCGTTGGGTTATGGTTTAACAGCACAAGAAAATCTGTTAGTAATTGATTTTGGTGGTGGGACATTAGATTTGTCCTTGGTACGTCTAGATCAAAAGGTACAAGCTAATCCTAAACCAGTAGGATTTTTATTGAAGTGGGGTAATAAATCCCTAGCTGAAGATTCAAAACAAAAGGTAAAAACTGCCCGTGTACTAGCAAAAGCAGGAGAAAATTTAGGTGGTACAGATATTGATAATTGGATAGTTGATTACTTTGCTAAAACTAAAGGGTTGCCAGTCAATTCTTTAATTACTCAGTTAGCGGAACGGGTAAAAATTCAGTTATCTACCCAAAATCAAGCGAGTGAAGTTTATTTTAATGATGAGACTTTTGAAAGTTATGAATTGGATCTTGACCGCCAAATTTTAGAGAATATCCTCAAAGAAAATGGATTTTTTGACAAGTTACATGATGCCATGATGACATTGTTACAGCAAGCCCGTCGTCAAGGAATCGAACTTGATGATATTAATGCCGTTTTGTTAGTGGGTGGAACTGTGCAGTTACCCGCAGTGCAGACATGGGTAAGCCAATATTTTGAACCTGAAAAAATCCGTTGTGAACGTCCGTTTGAAGCGATCGCTCAAGGTGCGCTACAAATTACACAAGGTTTGGAAATTAAAGACTTTCTTTATCATAGCTATGGTGTACGGTACTGGGATCGACGTAACCAGCGTCATAGTTGGCAACCCATTATTAAAGCAGGTCAAGCTTATCCCATGAGTCAACCAGTAGAATTAGTTTTGGGTGCTTCTAGGGAAAATCAACCCAGTATTGAGTTAATTTTGGGAGAATTGGGGGACGAAACAGGAGATACAGAAGTTTATTTTGATGGTGAACGCTTAGTAACTCGCAAAATTAAATGTTTGACAACCACCGTC is a window of Anabaena sphaerica FACHB-251 DNA encoding:
- a CDS encoding Hsp70 family protein; protein product: MAIAIDFGTSNTVITRWNPVTQQPETLTLAGFSIQQSLNPPLIPSLVYVEEASQGKILVGQQVRDRGLDLKGNTRFFRSFKRGIGADIQGFLPELDGEIITFEKVGKWFLTRLIEELAPMEGGLDSLVLTVPVDSFEAYRHWLGQVCQALPVEQVRILDEPTAAALGYGLTAQENLLVIDFGGGTLDLSLVRLDQKVQANPKPVGFLLKWGNKSLAEDSKQKVKTARVLAKAGENLGGTDIDNWIVDYFAKTKGLPVNSLITQLAERVKIQLSTQNQASEVYFNDETFESYELDLDRQILENILKENGFFDKLHDAMMTLLQQARRQGIELDDINAVLLVGGTVQLPAVQTWVSQYFEPEKIRCERPFEAIAQGALQITQGLEIKDFLYHSYGVRYWDRRNQRHSWQPIIKAGQAYPMSQPVELVLGASRENQPSIELILGELGDETGDTEVYFDGERLVTRKIKCLTTTVKPLNDSEGARNIAQLSPPGFPGSDRIKILFQVDEQRFLRITVEDLLTNDTLVENQLVAQLS